The Antedon mediterranea chromosome 11, ecAntMedi1.1, whole genome shotgun sequence genome window below encodes:
- the LOC140062454 gene encoding RNA-binding protein MEX3B-like — protein MPSTIITEMDRNSTNSLDEHQRNLGMQSLALDFSMLNMAQQNGNLSGGEDDVSFDGINRKSCNMTECVPVPSSEHVAEIVGRQGCKIKALRAKTNTYIKTPVRGEEPVFVVTGRKEDVAAAKREILSAAEHFSQIRASRRNQQGTAPTNGHSTTGLSQGQPPPNIPGQITIQVRVPYRVVGLVVGPKGATIKRIQQQTHTYIVTPSRDNEPVFEVTGMPENTERAREEIEAHIAMRTGGLVDSIIPEDNDFATNGKDSGILLSELGSVGLFKGTGNSAFTPLIGNAKAGLSRNSSSSSDSGMFFPTSTSSTTTLTDFPATKTIEFSSTKEFNNSYPFGLFDCQSPDLGIDSPGFDPLVGNPWHDLNRCSNALFGGLISNSNPNGMRRKSSGSLGITNLQVNEGNDHPPARRIHSDPLDGGLTSLPAFNAIPMPPSFSTSNSTGSNSASTSPTNSTGSSNSQRKPKECYVCSENEVVAALVPCGHNLFCMDCAKQVLDKLPAECPVCFQQVNQAIRIIS, from the exons ATGCCTAGCACTATAATAACTGAAATGGATCGGAATTCTACCAACAGCTTAGACGAGCATCAGCGAAACCTAGGAATGCAAAGTCTAGCTTTAGATTTTTCTATGTTGAACATGGCACAGCAAAATGGAAATCTAAGTGGAGGAGAAGACGACGTTTCTTTCGATGGAATAAATAGGAAAAGTTGTAATATGACTGAATGTGTTCCAGTCCCTAGTTCAGAACATGTTGCTGAAATCGTTGGAAGGCAAG GATGCAAAATAAAAGCTCTGCGTGcaaaaacaaatacatatatCAAAACGCCAGTACGTGGTGAAGAACCAGTGTTTGTTGTGACTGGCAGGAAGGAAGACGTTGCGGCTGCAAAAAGGGAAATTCTATCAGCTGCAGAGCATTTCAGCCAAATACGTGCAAGTAGGAGAAATCAACAGGGTACAGCACCAACAAATGGTCATTCAACGACAGGTCTTAGTCAGGGTCAACCTCCACCAAACATCCCAGGTCAAATTACAATTCAAGTGAGAGTTCCATACCGTGTAGTTGGATTAGTCGTAGGCCCAAAAGGTGCTACTATCAAACGCATACAACAACAAACGCATACCTACATTGTAACGCCTAGCCGTGATAATGAGCCAGTTTTTGAAGTAACCGGAATGCCAGAAAATACCGAAAGAGCAAGAGAGGAAATCGAAGCACACATTGCTATGCGCACCGGAGGGCTCGTTGATTCAATTATTCCAGAGGACAATGATTTTGCTACTAATGGAAAAGACAGTGGTATTTTATTGTCCGAGCTTGGTTCTGTAGGACTATTTAAAGGCACTGGAAATTCGGCTTTTACTCCATTAATTGGCAATGCAAAGGCTGGACTTTCTAGAAACAGCAGTTCCAGTAGTGATTCCGGTATGTTTTTTCCAACATCGACCAGCTCAACAACGACCCTTACAGATTTCCCAGCTACAAAAACCATAGAATTTTCCAGCACAAAAGAATTCAATAACAGTTATCCTTTTGGATTATTTGATTGTCAATCTCCTGATCTTGGAATAGATTCTCCAGGATTTGATCCGCTCGTTGGAAACCCTTGGCATGATTTAAATCGTTGTAGTAATGCATTGTTCGGTGGATTGATAAGCAACTCGAACCCAAACGGTATGCGTCGAAAAAGCAGCGGAAGTTTGGGAATCACAAATCTGCAGGTGAATGAAGGCAACGACCATCCCCCTGCCAGGCGTATCCACAGTGATCCGCTCGACGGGGGTTTAACGTCTCTTCCAGCCTTCAATGCGATTCCCATGCCACCGTCGTTCTCCACCTCCAATTCAACCGGTTCCAACAGTGCTTCGACGAGTCCAACCAACTCCACTGGATCTAGTAACAGCCAGCGAAAGCCCAAGGAATGTTACGTATGCTCGGAAAATGAGGTTGTTGCTGCGCTTGTTCCGTGCGGCCATAATTTATTCTGTATGGACTGCGCTAAACAAGTCCTAGATAAATTACCCGCGGAATGCCCGGTTTGTTTCCAGCAAGTTAACCAAGCCATTCGCATAATTTCCTAA